The window AGTGTAAGCACCTCAAATGGCAGCCATTATCTCCTGCCACTCCAAATTCTTAGGATCCAACATACCCTTTAACGTTGGCACTCGCTTCCCTGTTTCCCGCAACCATTCTTCCCCTGCTTCTATTCAATGTCGGGTTCAGAACAACAAACAGGTGACGTTTTTGGGTTCTGATCTTCTTCAAGTTCTAATCTATTGAAATGTATATGTCATTTGAATACCCTTGAGTTTGGTTTTGATTTTCATTATGCTCTGCATTTTGTTCAATCAAAGTATGGGAATTTAAGGAATCTGTAGAATGTGTGGACTTCTTCATAGTAAAATGTAATGTTTAGCTCACTAAATTGGAAGAGCAGTTCATGAACTGTAGTGTTTAGTAATTTTGGGTGTGTTCTAATTTGTGCAAAATTTGCTTGGAGATAAGACCCACATTGAACTTTCCCTTTATTTTGATGTGTTCTCATCATTTGTGCTCAATGCAATAAATTGAAGAAATGTGTAGATTATATGGATGAATTCATGAACTCGTCTTTAGTCTTTACTGTTGGGTGTGTTGTGCAATGGTTGTATGTAGCTAAGACACACACATTGATAGTGTTTGCTTGTTTCAGCAGAAAGGGAGTTCATTTTCGATAAAGGAGTGTGCGATTTCGATAGCTTTGACTGTAGGGCTAATAACAGGAGTTCCTGCATTGGAATCATATGCAGCTACCCCAGTGCTGCCTGATCTTGCCGTACTGATATCAGGGCCTCCAATAAAGGACCCTGGGGCGTTGTTGAGATATGCTCTGCCTATTAATAACAAGGCTATCAGGGAGGTGCAAAAGCCGCTTGAAGATATCACAGAGAGTCTCAAGATAGCTGGGGCCAAGGCACTAGATTCAACTGAGAGGGTAATACATCAAACTTGATCTTTCTTTGTGTTTGTTTTTGGTTTGTTGAAGGAATTAGATGGTAACCGAGACTCTACTTTGTATGTAGAATTTGAGGCAGGCCTCTCGAGCACTGAAGCAGGGGAAGGCTTTAATTGTGTCTGGATTAGCTGAATCAAAGAAGGATCATGGTGCTGAATTGCTTGGCAAGTTGGAAGTTGGAATGGATGAGCTCCAACAGATTGTGGAGGATAAAAATAGAGATGGGATTGCTAAGAAACAGAAAGAACTATTACTCTACGTTGGAGGGTGAGTACATGGTAGAAGCATTTCTTATGCATTGGGGAAGGTTTACTGTCTTATTTCTTTAGGTGAAACTAATAGGCTAGAGCGAGATAAGTATGTGACCTCTAAAGAAGCTCATTTCATATGGAAAGAAGAACTTGCAAACTTTATGCATGTGTCCATGTAATTGATTTTTGGGCTGTAGCATAATTCACCGTCTCACTTTCCATATATGTCATTGAGAGGGTATTCTGCATTTTCACTGTCAATAGAAGTCCATATTTCAGAGTTCCTTTATAGAAGTCTTGAGTTCCAAAATGTTTGCGTTACATTACTGGTGATGAGTACTTTTAGTACTTGGAGTGATATAGCACGATTACTGACCCTCAGGCTTAGGAGCTGGTATTGTAATTTATTAGGAAAAGCACCATCTATGCCCTGATGAAGAGTAGCTCAGAGATGTTTAAGTACATGAGATTGTAGTTGTGACATGTCTAGTCTCATATATACCCTTGTCATTGACTGCAGCTGAGCTCTTCCTGGGGAATTGGATTTCTGCAGTGTTGAAGAGGACATGGTGGACGGATTCCCTTATGAGATTCCCGAAGAATACCAGAGCATGCCTCTATTGAAGGGGAGAGCAACTGTGGATATGAAGGTCAAGGTTAAGGATAATCCTAACCTTACTGACTGTGTCTTTCGTATCGTCCTCGATGGTTACAATGCTCCTGTAACTTCTGGGAACTTTGTAGACTTGGTGGAAAGACGCTTTTATGATGGCATGGAAATCCAAAGAGGTAAATCTCACAGCACAAGTGTGTGTGTGTGTGTGTATATTTTTCGTATATCAGGCCGGATGTGGAGCGCATGTCTGCACTGGCTTAAAGTGCGCACGTCCCTCCGTTCGCCACCGTCTGGCGCCGACGACGGCACGCCTCCACCCCAGCGGACTCCAGCAGCGTCCCCGAGCACTTTCCCTCCCCAGCGAGTCCGCCGAATTCTAGTTTCCGGCGAGATCAACTTTATTTGAAGTTTTGGGTGATCTCACTAGAAAACTGGAAAAGAACGGACTCGCTGGGGAGGGAAAGTGGTCGGGGACGCTGCTGGAGTCTTCTGGGGGGAGGCGCGCCGTCGTTGGCGCCGGACGGTGGCGAACGGAGCTCCGTGCGCACTTTAAGGACTGTGCACGCGCTTTCTATCGTTTTTGTGTATATATATATATACACACAGCTGATCAGGTGCGGACGTCCGCACCAAAATTTTTGGTGCGGATTTCCATTTTTTGCACCACTTCCCGATTGAATTTCCTCAAACTTCCTTCTAGACATATCTAGATCATCTTTGCAAAATTTCAGCCAATTTGGTGATCGTTAAGGCCCTCAAACTTGCGTTTTTCTGTTATATACCTGAACCGGACAGAATACAGGCCGTCGATTTGTTTTTCGATTTTGAGGGCCTTAACGATCACCAAATTGGCTGAAATTTTGTAGAGATGATCTACACAAGATGATCTAGATATGTCTAGAAGGAAGTTTGAGGAAATTCGATCGGGAAGTGGTGCAAAAATTCGATCGGGAAGTTTGAGGAAATTCGATCGGGAAGTGGTGCAAAACTTTGGTGCGGATGTCCGCACCTGATCAACATTGTGTGTGTGTGTGTATATATATATATAATATTAGTTTAAGTGTCTTTCCTTGGTACTTGCTGGCTTATCTTATAGATTTTCATCGTCTTGATTGCAGCGGACGGATTTGTCGTTCAAACTGGTGATCCTGAAGGACCTGCAGAGGGTTTCATTGACCCAAGCACTGAGAAAATCAGGACCATACCCTTAGAAATCTCTGTGGATGGAGAGAAAGCACCCTTTTACGGAGCAACTTTGGAAGTAAGATTCCTCCTCTCTAGTCACTCCCTCTCTCCCTTTGTGTATGTGTGTTTATGTTGATTGATTGCATATGTGTTATGGATGAAAGCTGGAAACAATAAGAACCAAACCCAATATAAAAAGTCAAAGTAGAAGACATCAACCCTAATTGTCTGTGTGACTGATCTTTATCAAGCAGTATATCTGGAAATGATCTCAGTGGTTTTGACATTGATATATTTTGCCAGGAACTCGGGCTATACAAGGCTCAGACAAAGCTTCCATTTAATGCATTTGGAACAATGGCAATGGCCAGAGATGTAAGAACCATTTCTCTTCTTCGAGTGTATATCTTTTCTCGGATTGATTTGATTGCTAACCTAGAGTAGCTCATTATTTTTGTTGACAGGAATTTGAGAACAATTCTGCTTCAAGCCAGGTATTTTGGTTACTAAAGGAAAGTGAGTTAACTCCCAGTAATGCCAATATATTGGATGGTCGATATGCAGTGTTCGGCTATATTACAGAAAATGAGGACTTTTTGGCAGATCTCAAGGTTGGTGATGTTATTGAGTCTATCCAAGTTGTTTCTGGCCTGGAAAATCTAGTGAATCCAAGCTACAAGATTGCTGGCTAGCCAAAAGCCTTCGTCTACTTAGGTGCCCTCATAAGGTCATTTCAACAAATTTCTTCGAGGATTCCTTCTGTTAATGTCTTCCATTTGCTAGTGTAAGTTAATACAAGGCAACCATTTATAAGTCCATCATCTCTAGAGAATTGTACCATTTTCATTGACGGAAATCATGTCCAGGTTATGCCTATATGTAACAGCTTTTTACGATTTGTATCATTACAAAAAACATTTCATCAGCAGATTTTTATTTTTTTCGATACAAGCAGAAATAATTTTCTTTATTGATTTCCAGATGTTGTGGTTACATATATTGCACTACCAAAACGGATCTCGCATATGGAACCAACCTTCAATGCAATTGATTCATGTATTTGTTAGCCTCTGGTTCAAAGTTCATTTTTAATGACAGAATAGAGACGTAGAGATCCACTGAAATTGAAAGTTTGAAACCATTTGCCGATCAAAGGGATGGATTAGTGCATTGTGCGAGAGCCAGACATGTAAAGCTCTTAGTCTGTTAGTCATAATCAGAAGAACATCCTCGTGATCCTATTAATTCATGTATGGAAGCTCCGCTAAATGGTCAATTTACTCTTAAGTAAACATCTTGTGAAATTACATGCATTTCCATAGATTGATAGACAGGAGATTAACTTAACAAAAAGAAAGAAAAGCTTTACAAATCTATAGTCCAACAAAGCAACAGATAGTGCAGAGCTCCTCTTAGCCTACAGCCTCCACAATTTGTATTCACTTGACTCTTCTTAATACTCAGATCTATCCAATTCAATAATTTGCAGAATAATTCCACGCCCCATAACCTCTCTTGCACCACAATGAAGGAGAAGATCTTTCAGGGTCCTCGGTACCTGCGGAAGCAGAGACAACCCTGAGGATGATCATGAGGGAGCATACCTCCACCTTTAGTTGTGTCGACTGCCTCCAACATTACTACCACCTCATCCATCTCGGGCCGCTTGTCAGGGTTAGCATCCCAACATCGCTTCATAACATTCGCAAGAGCGCTTGGGCAACAACGAGGTATCTCGGGCCTCAGATTCTGTAGTTCCATATAGAAGTGTGAGATCTATTTTAGCTTTGGACTTATAATAATGACTCATTAGAACGATGTTACTATAAGTGGCTACGAGTTGATAATCATTCAAAAAGGTGTTCAAAGTTTTCATGCATCAGTTAAATCTCAACTAGTATAAAATATCTACCTGGCGGACAACAGCTGATGTCACCTCCGAGAAACTAAGATCAGGATACGGCATGTCGCAGCAGTATATTTCCCACAAGCATATGCCAAAACTGTACACATCGCATTTCCTATTATATGGGTTGCCATTGAGAACCTGCCCCAACCCAAGTCAATGACAACAAATCAGAAACAGAAGTGTTGAGGATTTGAAGGAAACTATTTTTTGAATGTAACATATTATCTGCAAAGGAGCTTATTGATCAATAAATGAATGTGAAGCACTGAAATCTGAATCGAGCAACTATGAGTTTTGGAATGAAGAGCCATGAATCATGAGAGATGAAACAAAAAATGCAGCAAGCGAATTTTCAAGTGCCTGGTTACATGCTATACCCATAAATATGAGAGGGGCAAACTCCCCACACAATCTAGCATGTATACATGAGATGCATGATAGAGTGCTGAGGTTCATGGAAAATTTCATAATAAAGTTGATCTAAGTAACATACCTCAGGAGCCATGTAACCAAGGGTTCCAGTCTCGCCTGTCATGTCATTAGGATTTGAGGCCTCCACACGAGCAACCCCAAAGTCAGCTATTTTCACAGTACGTGTCTTGTCCAGAAGCATGTTTTCTGTTTTAACATCTCTGTGAACAATCTTCTGTGAATGAAGATAGCCTAAACTGCAGAAATAGAAAGAATGGCCGAATGAGTTAATAATATAATAGCAAATCAGTAACTGATATACAGCAGCCGATAAATGGAAGATTCTAACTAAACCCAAAGTCCAGAGAAGGAAACATATAATATATAGATAGAGTCTGCGAATATAACCCTCGTGCAAGATCTAGTGCCAGTTGGACAACTACTTTGAAAGCCAACTTCTTTCTGCGGTTCTTTATGAGGTAAGATTTCAGTGCACCACCAGGACAATACTCGACAACAACACAACAAACATTACTTGGCATGCCAACCTGGCCATTGTCTGTTTGTATGTTGAGCTCTGATGTTCCCATTGTCGCTCCTATAAACTGCAAATAATTGGGCATGAATTCACTAGCAATGTCAGCATAAGCATCCCAATTCGTATTATAAGAATCAACCCCCCGCAAGTTTGTAGGTGCTGGACCCATTTTGAGAACTAAGATCCACATTTAAATTTCATCTTGTTTCAACACATCTTTAGCCATCTAATATTATGGAGAACGACAACAGGAAAATAAAATTTCATCATACTGAGGCCTAACTAAGTGTGAACAACAATAACTTTATGAAAGTTTCCCGATTATGACTTTTCAACTGAGTGCAGCATTAAAGCTTGCATTGTTTGAGAGTGAAGACATGGAAACATTACCTTGGTTACATTAGGATGATCAAGCTTATGCCAGACAGCAACTTCTTGAGTAAAAGCTGCTCTTAGAGAAGCTATTTCAGCATCAGATCTATGGCCCTCTTCTCCCCAATCCAGAAGTTTAACTGAGATTTGAAAGAAATAAACTTCCAGTTAAAACATATAGTTCTATGATACAGGCCTACTTATGAACCCACCAAAAGAACAGCTCTCAATTTCTAAAACAACCGCATTTCAACAATCAATAAATAAAAAATGGTGCATAACGCTGAAGCTGATGTGACAGTTACCATATAAAACATCAACCATTCATGCAAACATAGTTATAATATAGCTTTCCCAGCAGACCTGGACTATTAACTGGTGTTTTGGGTATAATCACTTGAAACAACAGTTTTCTGAGTTATTAAGATGACAATTTATTCGACGGTTAAGTAAATAGACACTGCGGTAAGCCAAAATCTTTTATGCAACTGGTTTCAAGTCTCCAACTTTTTGTCTCCACAGACTGGTGTATACCAAGTGCACATCTATAACAAATAGACAAAGTGCAATTAATACAACCAACTGCCCAGTGTTCCCAGTCCGTGAATCACGGACCTGGTGAGGCAAAGGGTCTATCACAAGCCAGCCACTCTATGATGAGTGAGAAAAGCACAAAAGAACATTTTCCCTTTTAGTTCTAGACAATTAAAGTCAGATATATGCAGAAGAAGAAGGAAGAAAGACACAATCTTTGCAAGTGTTCAACACTTCCCACATCAAAGAACAGAGAACATAACTAACAAGCACTACTAAATGCAGTCCAACCCTTCACCAACCAACCTTGAAGCTTATATGATTACCAAATAATAGCCTTTGTTGGATCAAGAAAGACTCCAATTCAAGAGGACTTATAAGTCATTTACCACCCCAAAAGACAATAAACTCTAATTCCTCTAGAGAAAAATGCTTCAAAAACAGCTATTAGACAAAACAAGAAATTTCAATCTCAAAGACTCCATCAAAGAAATTGCTAAAAGCTTGAAACTTCATCACAAATGACACCTCTAGAAAACAAAGGCTGATATATGCATGCAAACCATTCATCATCAAAACCACATAGCTTTCGCAAGAAAGATCGAAAATGGGTGCCAACAAAGTTCATGCTTTACACTCCAGAAATAATGAAAAGAGTGGAAACTACTCAAACTAATCAACTTTACCGGCGACGTCTAAGCCGTCGTAAATGCCGCGGTGGACGGTGCCGAAAGTGCCTCTGGCTATAGCTCCCTTGACGGTGAGCTTGGAAGGATCAATCTCCCACTCCTGCCTCCTGGTGGGCCCCACCGTCACCCTCCTAGCTGCTTCTGTTTCCCGTTCTTGTTCCTGTTCTTGCTCTTCTCTGTTCTTGTTCTTCTCCATAGTCCAAGCCCTGCCCAGATGCTTCTGCAGCTGCTCGTCCAAGCTCTTCAGATCTATCTGGTCCGCCCTCACATACGCACCTCCGCCTCCTCCGCCGCCGGTGTCGTTCTTCTCCTTCATTTTTGTTTCAGGCTATTGATATCCAAACACAGAGACAGACCCTTATACTTGAAAGGGTTTCTGTTTTGGTTTGTTTTATGTGTGTTCTGTGGAGACTAGAGAGAAGTGTGTCTGTATACTTGTGTCGTGCTTCTGTCTATTAATGGTGTCACCGAGACTAGATGAAGAAGTAGTAGAAATACTACTACGAGTCTACAACTGCTCTGCTCTGGTTCTCTCACTATCTTCCATGTGGGCACATGGATTTTGCCTGAAGACGACGTGTGTTTCTGATCCACCTCACTCTCTCCTCTCTCNNNNNNNNNNNNNNNNNNNNTCTCTCTCTCTCTCTCTCTCTCTCTCTCTCTCTCTCTCCATCTCCATTATTATTGTTTTCACATTTTGACAGTCAACATGCATTTCTTTCTTCTTCACTTTTTATTTTTCATATATATATATATAAATAGAAATAAATATAAAGATTTTCTACCGTTTTCGATTATGACCTCTACAATATACATGTATAAAATGAGAGATGTGCTATTCTTGCTAGAGAACACGAGAGTTGGATATATTTGAAAAAAGAAAAGTCTAGCCTGTTCTGGTATGATTTTAGCAGAATGTGTTTGTATTATAATCGATCATCACAATTTGTACCCTTATAACAATTATTCTGTTTTCTTCAAAATTTTCTACGTATGATAAATTATAGATATTTAAAATAATGAGATGATAATGTAATAGATATATATTTTCTGGGGTGATTGTGTTACTCACTTTTTGGTCAACATACAAGTCACATGGTGGATATAATACCACAATGATATTATTTCTTATTTGATGACTGCAAACCCATTTTCAGAAATACCAGCTACTTATTCTGC of the Fragaria vesca subsp. vesca linkage group LG6, FraVesHawaii_1.0, whole genome shotgun sequence genome contains:
- the LOC101291448 gene encoding peptidyl-prolyl cis-trans isomerase CYP38, chloroplastic-like, producing MAAIISCHSKFLGSNIPFNVGTRFPVSRNHSSPASIQCRVQNNKQKGSSFSIKECAISIALTVGLITGVPALESYAATPVLPDLAVLISGPPIKDPGALLRYALPINNKAIREVQKPLEDITESLKIAGAKALDSTERNLRQASRALKQGKALIVSGLAESKKDHGAELLGKLEVGMDELQQIVEDKNRDGIAKKQKELLLYVGGVEEDMVDGFPYEIPEEYQSMPLLKGRATVDMKVKVKDNPNLTDCVFRIVLDGYNAPVTSGNFVDLVERRFYDGMEIQRADGFVVQTGDPEGPAEGFIDPSTEKIRTIPLEISVDGEKAPFYGATLEELGLYKAQTKLPFNAFGTMAMARDEFENNSASSQVFWLLKESELTPSNANILDGRYAVFGYITENEDFLADLKVGDVIESIQVVSGLENLVNPSYKIAG
- the LOC101291740 gene encoding serine/threonine-protein kinase HT1-like, which encodes MKEKNDTGGGGGGGAYVRADQIDLKSLDEQLQKHLGRAWTMEKNKNREEQEQEQERETEAARRVTVGPTRRQEWEIDPSKLTVKGAIARGTFGTVHRGIYDGLDVAVKLLDWGEEGHRSDAEIASLRAAFTQEVAVWHKLDHPNVTKFIGATMGTSELNIQTDNGQVGMPSNVCCVVVEYCPGGALKSYLIKNRRKKLAFKVVVQLALDLARGLGYLHSQKIVHRDVKTENMLLDKTRTVKIADFGVARVEASNPNDMTGETGTLGYMAPEVLNGNPYNRKCDVYSFGICLWEIYCCDMPYPDLSFSEVTSAVVRQNLRPEIPRCCPSALANVMKRCWDANPDKRPEMDEVVVMLEAVDTTKGGGMLPHDHPQGCLCFRRYRGP